The following proteins are encoded in a genomic region of Comamonas resistens:
- a CDS encoding type II and III secretion system protein family protein translates to MSTTHIAHSTSESTPPGSMPTPSQRAFIGLVGSAALWSMALPGMAQAPSQPAAAPGSAAASMALPADAAPALQLSLGHQHVLQPAMALARIAVGDPNVLDVKVLRSVSSGASQSAELLLTPKAPGSTTLSVWPAKGLPQSWKIQVSGPSLLLKKRLESVPEHARALAELRLNAPDKAPLIDRSQVAVRSNTVQVDVQVVEFKKSALKRAGINLISGGPNGHGFSFGMYTPGSSTGSSSSSGSEGSTSSSSAISSAMNLVLGFGKAFGGNGLSAQMGFLEGNGLARVLAKPTLVAHTGQSASFLAGGEIPIPVPSSASNNISIRYKEFGVKLQLTPTILSDDRIALKVAPEASDLDYTSGVTISGISVPALVTRRADTMVELADGESFVIGGLVSRATSSSVNKVPLLGDLPILGAFFKNLNYSQDEKELVIIVTPRLVQPLPANTNLEALLPGNRSEQPNAGQVWGPYLGGGLSSNAALPGFSN, encoded by the coding sequence ATGAGCACTACCCATATCGCGCACAGCACTTCAGAATCCACGCCTCCAGGCTCCATGCCCACGCCATCGCAGCGGGCCTTCATAGGCCTTGTGGGCAGTGCTGCGCTCTGGAGCATGGCCTTACCCGGCATGGCGCAGGCACCCTCCCAGCCGGCAGCAGCGCCCGGCTCCGCAGCGGCTTCCATGGCTTTACCTGCGGATGCCGCGCCAGCCCTGCAGCTTTCCCTGGGCCACCAGCATGTGCTGCAGCCCGCCATGGCTCTGGCCCGCATTGCCGTGGGTGACCCCAATGTGCTCGATGTCAAGGTGCTGCGCTCGGTCTCCTCCGGCGCTTCCCAATCGGCCGAGCTGCTGCTCACGCCCAAGGCCCCGGGCAGTACCACGCTCTCCGTCTGGCCCGCCAAGGGCCTGCCGCAAAGCTGGAAGATCCAGGTCAGCGGCCCCAGCCTGCTGCTGAAAAAGCGCTTGGAGTCGGTACCCGAGCATGCGCGGGCCCTGGCCGAACTGCGGCTCAATGCGCCCGACAAGGCACCATTGATAGACCGCTCGCAGGTCGCCGTACGCAGCAATACCGTGCAGGTCGATGTGCAAGTGGTAGAGTTCAAAAAGTCCGCGCTCAAGCGCGCAGGCATCAACCTGATCAGCGGCGGTCCCAACGGCCATGGCTTCAGCTTTGGCATGTATACGCCGGGTAGCAGCACAGGGTCGTCGAGCAGCTCAGGAAGCGAAGGCTCCACAAGCAGCTCCTCCGCCATCTCCAGCGCCATGAATCTGGTGCTGGGCTTTGGCAAGGCCTTTGGCGGCAATGGGCTCAGCGCGCAGATGGGCTTTCTGGAAGGCAACGGACTGGCCCGCGTGCTGGCCAAGCCCACGCTGGTGGCCCATACCGGCCAGAGCGCCAGCTTTCTGGCCGGCGGCGAGATTCCCATTCCCGTGCCCAGCAGCGCCAGCAACAACATCTCCATCCGTTACAAGGAATTCGGCGTCAAGCTTCAGCTTACGCCTACCATTCTTTCGGATGATCGCATCGCCCTCAAGGTGGCCCCCGAGGCTAGCGACCTGGACTACACCAGTGGCGTCACCATTTCCGGCATCTCCGTCCCTGCCCTGGTGACCCGCCGCGCCGACACCATGGTGGAGCTGGCCGACGGCGAAAGCTTTGTGATCGGCGGCCTGGTCAGCCGCGCCACCTCCTCCAGCGTCAACAAGGTGCCACTGCTCGGCGATCTCCCCATCCTGGGCGCCTTCTTCAAGAACCTCAATTATTCGCAGGACGAAAAAGAGCTGGTCATCATCGTCACGCCGCGCCTGGTGCAGCCGCTGCCCGCCAATACCAATCTGGAAGCGCTGCTGCCCGGCAATCGCTCCGAGCAGCCCAATGCCGGCCAGGTCTGGGGGCCCTATCTGGGCGGCGGCCTGAGCAGCAATGCCGCCTTGCCCGGCTTCTCGAACTGA
- a CDS encoding P-loop NTPase family protein, with product MSTPLPSEPSTTPDGALSLPPLATPATLEALLSLTPATAPKPAASSATDGLVQPSYAQAQLPASHADTPPLPDALPAGLPPELETQAPLLFIHAGTQESALAHSWLQRMLGNTRMHLTRFQDKPLEQAMQLMPSLVLVDFESTSIEAASQLVAQLRSSLPQLLMVAVGHTRHPQCMLAALRASVQDFLDIDGSLLAAQQTVRNLLQRNASAQTAGPTAPLTALVSARAGLGSSLLTAHLAWYLQQQLHPPAPDKAAEAADKSRTRLDALLVDLGQPGGDCALYLNTPSEFDFLEAAGNLHRMDRRMASSGLARHGSGLRLLPLPRQPGAAHEAASAASTALLQRLRQYFRHVLVDLGGMSQTPLAMDALRQASHIWVLCEQSVASVVATTELLQQMDALSIERERLRLIVCRHDGQLDMEASLIAQQLKLPLLETVPERRRELLQALNQGRLLSAQLRRDPYVQAVTRLTHTLLHSDHPELAAPPASAVTAPRTARWLNPLIQRFKRN from the coding sequence ATGAGTACCCCCCTGCCTTCGGAGCCCAGCACCACGCCTGACGGCGCACTGTCCTTGCCACCGCTGGCCACGCCAGCCACGCTGGAGGCCTTGCTGTCCCTGACGCCCGCCACGGCACCCAAGCCGGCCGCCTCCAGCGCCACGGACGGTCTGGTGCAGCCCTCGTATGCCCAGGCCCAGCTGCCGGCCAGCCATGCAGACACGCCGCCTCTGCCCGACGCCCTGCCTGCCGGTCTGCCGCCAGAGCTGGAGACGCAAGCGCCCCTGCTCTTCATCCATGCGGGCACGCAGGAAAGCGCCCTGGCCCATTCCTGGCTGCAGCGCATGCTGGGCAATACGCGCATGCACCTGACACGCTTTCAGGACAAGCCGCTGGAGCAGGCCATGCAGCTCATGCCCAGCCTGGTGCTGGTGGATTTCGAATCCACCTCGATAGAGGCCGCGTCGCAGCTGGTGGCGCAGTTGCGCAGCAGCCTGCCACAGCTGCTGATGGTGGCCGTGGGGCACACCCGTCACCCCCAATGCATGCTGGCGGCCCTGCGCGCCAGCGTGCAGGATTTTCTGGATATCGACGGCTCCCTGCTCGCGGCCCAGCAGACCGTGCGCAACTTGCTGCAGCGCAATGCCTCGGCCCAAACCGCCGGCCCCACAGCCCCCCTGACCGCCCTGGTGTCTGCGCGCGCCGGCCTGGGCAGCAGCCTGCTGACCGCACATCTGGCCTGGTATCTGCAGCAGCAGTTGCACCCGCCTGCGCCGGACAAGGCGGCAGAGGCCGCAGACAAGAGCCGCACACGCCTGGACGCTTTGCTGGTCGATCTGGGCCAGCCCGGCGGCGACTGTGCGCTGTACCTGAATACACCCAGCGAATTTGATTTTCTGGAGGCTGCGGGCAATCTGCACCGCATGGACCGCCGCATGGCGTCATCGGGTCTGGCCCGGCATGGCAGCGGGCTGCGTCTGCTGCCCCTGCCACGGCAGCCGGGCGCTGCGCACGAGGCGGCATCGGCCGCCAGCACGGCTTTGCTGCAGCGCCTGCGCCAGTATTTCCGGCATGTGCTGGTGGATCTGGGGGGTATGTCCCAGACGCCGCTGGCCATGGATGCCTTGCGTCAGGCCAGCCATATCTGGGTGCTGTGCGAGCAGAGCGTGGCCAGCGTCGTGGCGACCACCGAGCTGTTGCAGCAGATGGACGCTCTGTCCATAGAGCGCGAGCGGCTTCGGCTCATCGTCTGCCGCCATGACGGCCAGTTGGACATGGAGGCCTCGCTGATCGCGCAGCAACTAAAGTTGCCCCTGCTGGAGACCGTCCCCGAGCGGCGCCGCGAGCTGTTGCAGGCCCTCAACCAGGGCCGGCTGCTGAGTGCTCAGTTGCGGCGCGATCCCTATGTGCAAGCCGTGACCCGGCTCACGCACACCCTGCTGCACAGCGACCACCCGGAGCTTGCAGCCCCCCCCGCCTCTGCCGTGACAGCGCCGCGGACCGCCCGCTGGCTGAACCCTCTCATTCAACGCTTCAAGAGAAACTGA
- a CDS encoding CpaF family protein, with protein MTSTVYASTSSTESSSSEFERSPLFTELKNNAYEHLLNRIEELGAEFGRWSQAAIAQFVLMELDSFIRLHSVAVNEREALQVARALTRELTGLGPLQPLLEDPRVEDILINGHRNIYVSRGGMLQREDLHFKDDEHVLRIVRRILAPLGRRLDESSPMVDARLPDGGRINVIIEPLSIDGPSVSIRKFRKDPLTPAELVSLGAFNSDICRILEMAVQARCNILVSGGTSSGKTSLLNALASFIPSNERIVTIEDTAELSLNHNHVVRLESRPGGFDGSGHISIRDLLRNSLRMRPDRIIVGEVRSGEVLDLLQAMNTGHDGSMGTIHASSPRECLYRAEMLAGFAGFQGSEVSLRRQIANAVDFIVQIGRLSNGRRRLLSLTEVTGMTDNMISMQELYRYEPQVTADGQEIDNWVSLGISPHSPKLLNWWRMQQQVGNGGAR; from the coding sequence ATGACGTCCACGGTTTATGCCTCTACCTCCTCGACAGAATCTTCAAGCAGCGAATTTGAGCGCAGCCCCCTGTTCACCGAGCTGAAAAACAATGCCTATGAGCATCTGCTCAACCGCATCGAGGAACTGGGTGCCGAGTTTGGCCGCTGGTCGCAGGCCGCCATTGCGCAGTTTGTGCTGATGGAGCTGGACAGCTTCATCCGCCTGCACTCGGTAGCCGTCAATGAGCGCGAGGCCTTGCAGGTGGCGCGCGCGCTGACGCGCGAGCTCACGGGCCTGGGGCCCTTGCAGCCGCTGCTCGAAGATCCGCGCGTGGAAGACATCTTGATCAACGGCCACCGCAACATCTATGTCTCGCGCGGCGGCATGCTGCAGCGCGAGGACCTGCACTTCAAGGATGACGAACATGTGCTGCGCATCGTGCGCCGCATCCTTGCACCGCTGGGCCGGCGTCTGGATGAATCCAGCCCCATGGTGGATGCGCGCCTGCCCGATGGCGGGCGTATCAACGTCATCATCGAGCCGCTGTCCATCGACGGGCCTTCGGTCTCCATCCGTAAGTTCCGCAAGGATCCGCTGACGCCCGCCGAGCTGGTCAGCCTGGGCGCTTTCAACAGCGATATCTGCCGCATTCTGGAGATGGCCGTACAGGCGCGCTGCAATATTCTGGTCAGCGGGGGCACCAGCTCGGGCAAGACCTCGCTGCTCAACGCCCTGGCCAGCTTCATCCCCAGCAACGAGCGCATTGTCACCATCGAAGACACTGCCGAGCTGTCGCTCAACCACAACCATGTGGTGCGCCTGGAGAGCCGGCCCGGTGGCTTCGATGGCTCGGGCCATATCAGCATCCGCGATCTGCTGCGCAACAGCCTGCGTATGCGGCCCGACCGCATCATCGTGGGCGAAGTGCGCAGCGGCGAGGTGCTGGATCTGCTGCAGGCCATGAACACCGGCCATGACGGCTCCATGGGTACGATCCACGCCAGCTCGCCGCGCGAGTGCCTGTACCGCGCCGAAATGCTGGCCGGATTTGCCGGCTTTCAGGGCAGCGAGGTCAGCCTGCGCCGCCAGATCGCCAATGCCGTGGACTTCATCGTGCAGATCGGCCGCCTGTCCAACGGACGCCGGCGCCTGCTGTCCCTGACCGAAGTGACCGGCATGACGGACAACATGATCTCCATGCAGGAGCTGTACCGCTACGAGCCTCAGGTCACGGCCGACGGCCAGGAAATCGACAACTGGGTATCTCTGGGCATTTCGCCACACTCGCCCAAGCTGCTGAACTGGTGGCGCATGCAGCAGCAAGTGGGCAACGGAGGTGCAAGGTGA
- a CDS encoding type II secretion system F family protein codes for MTPALLILSALACLLLALALWLLTGARRKEHNRSMQSHLQRSLEMQLPQDGALPGMPGVPPAPTAQRTADSLPSHPLLQRLQRHLSLEAWGIAPTSLIVLSVLGLLLCALAALQGGWLLGLLALLAYGLLCSFGIWRRLNKRREKLLQQLPGLLDNMVRLITIGNSPHAAFQLAIGNVPAPLGDALQQAAATLSTTPDLGHAMSLLERNWRLPEFGLLAAVFRMSTRYGGRSDQVLERVSAYIRDRQSAERELHALSAEIRLSAWVLALLPIVIGGLIMVLNSGYFMRMWEDDTGRKMVLAAAGLEAFGSFLLYRLARLR; via the coding sequence GTGACGCCCGCCCTCCTGATCCTCTCGGCCCTGGCCTGCCTGCTGCTGGCTCTGGCCCTATGGCTGCTGACCGGCGCCCGGCGCAAGGAGCACAACCGCTCCATGCAAAGCCATCTGCAGCGCAGCCTGGAGATGCAGCTCCCGCAGGACGGTGCGCTGCCGGGCATGCCCGGCGTGCCGCCCGCGCCCACGGCGCAGCGCACGGCGGACAGCCTACCCTCTCATCCGCTACTGCAGCGGCTGCAGCGCCATCTGAGCCTGGAGGCCTGGGGCATTGCCCCGACCAGCCTGATCGTGCTGTCCGTGCTGGGTCTGCTGTTGTGTGCGCTTGCCGCCCTGCAAGGCGGCTGGCTGCTGGGCCTGCTGGCCTTGCTCGCCTATGGCCTGCTATGCAGCTTTGGCATTTGGCGTCGCCTGAACAAGCGGCGCGAAAAGCTGCTGCAACAATTGCCCGGCCTTCTGGACAATATGGTGCGCCTGATCACCATTGGCAACTCGCCCCATGCTGCCTTTCAGCTGGCCATCGGCAATGTGCCAGCGCCGCTGGGCGATGCCTTGCAGCAGGCCGCCGCCACGCTGAGCACCACACCCGACCTGGGCCATGCCATGAGCTTGCTAGAGCGCAACTGGCGCCTACCGGAATTTGGCCTGCTGGCCGCCGTGTTCCGCATGAGCACACGCTATGGCGGCCGCTCCGATCAGGTGCTGGAGCGCGTTTCCGCCTATATCCGCGACCGCCAGTCCGCCGAGCGCGAGCTGCATGCGCTGTCTGCCGAGATACGCCTGTCGGCCTGGGTGCTGGCGCTGCTGCCCATCGTAATAGGCGGCTTGATCATGGTGCTCAACTCCGGCTACTTCATGCGCATGTGGGAGGATGACACTGGCCGCAAGATGGTACTGGCGGCAGCGGGCCTGGAAGCCTTTGGCTCTTTTCTCCTTTACCGTCTGGCACGCCTGAGATAA
- a CDS encoding type II secretion system F family protein: MSSHLLWLLSLCLGALGVGLFAYLMIARLRRSAQAGQQVDRLLQQQARSSLPAAAASGMPLQASPFTMRSPAPAPQAGAFGTATPDAAQELAASLQPPAWLNSGLAKSLLADEDRKLLDQAGISLRHGSVSFVISRMVLAAALPLLASVIFQPSGLRLLMYGFFGFGIGLMLPKWVVGYKASQRRKQVVEELPLFVDLLRLLQGVGLSIDQSLQILAHEFGSVLKVLSGELALANQLYANGRSREQSFQRLAHLSGDDDMTAVVNLLVQVDRHGGAVQAPLQEFGVRLREKRQAGFKEKIGAITVKMTGVMVLTLLPALMVITAGPGFMAVIRSLSSMGGR; encoded by the coding sequence ATGAGCTCGCATCTGCTCTGGCTCCTGAGCCTGTGCCTGGGCGCGCTAGGCGTCGGCCTTTTTGCCTACCTCATGATTGCGCGCCTGCGCCGCTCCGCCCAGGCGGGCCAGCAGGTGGACAGGCTGCTGCAGCAGCAAGCCCGCAGCTCCTTGCCTGCGGCGGCGGCGAGTGGCATGCCCTTGCAGGCCTCACCCTTCACTATGCGGAGCCCTGCGCCCGCACCTCAGGCCGGCGCATTTGGCACCGCCACCCCGGATGCAGCGCAGGAGCTGGCCGCCAGCCTGCAGCCGCCGGCATGGCTGAACTCGGGCCTTGCCAAGTCCCTGCTGGCCGACGAGGACCGCAAGCTGCTGGATCAGGCCGGCATCAGCCTGCGCCATGGCAGCGTGAGCTTTGTGATCAGCCGCATGGTGCTAGCCGCTGCCCTGCCGCTGCTGGCCAGCGTGATTTTTCAGCCCAGTGGCCTGCGCCTGCTGATGTATGGCTTTTTTGGCTTCGGCATCGGGCTGATGCTGCCCAAATGGGTGGTCGGCTACAAAGCCAGCCAGCGGCGCAAACAGGTAGTGGAGGAGTTGCCCTTGTTTGTGGATCTGCTGCGCCTGCTGCAAGGCGTGGGACTGAGCATTGACCAAAGTCTGCAGATTCTGGCCCATGAATTCGGTAGTGTGCTGAAGGTACTCAGCGGCGAATTGGCCCTGGCCAACCAGCTCTATGCCAATGGCCGCAGCCGCGAGCAATCGTTTCAGCGACTGGCCCATTTGAGCGGCGACGACGATATGACTGCCGTGGTCAATCTGCTGGTACAGGTGGATCGCCATGGTGGCGCGGTGCAAGCCCCGTTGCAGGAGTTTGGCGTGCGTCTGCGCGAAAAGCGCCAGGCCGGCTTCAAGGAAAAGATTGGAGCCATCACCGTCAAGATGACCGGCGTGATGGTCTTGACCTTGCTGCCCGCACTCATGGTGATCACTGCCGGCCCCGGCTTTATGGCGGTGATTCGCTCACTTTCCAGCATGGGAGGACGTTGA
- a CDS encoding tetratricopeptide repeat protein — MSTYLCSLLSALPRWQAGAVLTAAALLAGCASQPAPQGYGVAQEGMAAEAQRQMQQAEQSTQVATTQTYLGLITQMQQAGQWYASLAHTEAFEQQYGSSTQIKLLRADALRNTDQWLQARKLYTELTTDGDKSMAARAHRGLGLLDASNGLYAQAIAQLEKARQLAPIDANVLSDLAYAHMLDGQLAPAQLPVLQAAQLAPGNARVQLNLALYWLASGKTAEARHLLQQLLQPQPNKAPALIDDSSLQTLESQLSRVHQALQARAHAAPAAAVMPAADPTTAQTQAYVPAAEAPAKTLQAEVAGMAAPAQAQTAPRAQLRMETQIISSAPGLLVTRQVAAQADSAAAEDLPRPHPF, encoded by the coding sequence ATGAGCACCTATCTTTGCTCCCTGCTTTCGGCCCTGCCACGCTGGCAAGCCGGCGCAGTGCTGACCGCTGCAGCCCTGCTGGCGGGCTGCGCCAGCCAGCCCGCACCTCAAGGCTATGGCGTGGCACAGGAAGGCATGGCCGCCGAGGCCCAGCGGCAGATGCAGCAGGCCGAACAATCCACCCAGGTGGCTACGACGCAGACCTATCTCGGCCTGATCACGCAGATGCAGCAGGCCGGCCAATGGTATGCCTCGCTGGCCCACACCGAAGCCTTCGAGCAGCAATATGGCAGCAGCACGCAGATCAAGCTGCTGCGCGCCGACGCACTGCGCAACACCGACCAGTGGCTGCAGGCCCGAAAGCTGTATACGGAGCTGACGACCGACGGCGACAAGTCCATGGCGGCGCGTGCGCACCGGGGCCTGGGCCTGCTCGACGCCAGCAACGGCCTGTATGCACAGGCCATCGCGCAGCTGGAAAAGGCACGCCAACTGGCCCCCATTGATGCCAATGTGCTCAGCGATCTGGCCTATGCCCATATGCTCGATGGGCAGTTGGCCCCGGCTCAGCTTCCCGTGCTGCAGGCGGCACAGCTGGCGCCCGGCAATGCCAGGGTTCAGCTCAACCTGGCCCTGTACTGGCTGGCCAGCGGCAAGACGGCCGAGGCCAGGCACTTGCTGCAGCAACTGCTGCAGCCCCAGCCCAACAAGGCTCCGGCGCTGATCGACGACAGCTCCCTGCAGACCCTGGAGAGCCAGCTGAGCCGCGTGCACCAGGCGCTGCAAGCCCGCGCCCATGCCGCGCCCGCAGCAGCAGTGATGCCCGCCGCCGACCCAACCACGGCGCAGACCCAGGCCTACGTCCCGGCAGCGGAGGCCCCCGCCAAGACGCTGCAGGCCGAGGTGGCCGGCATGGCAGCACCGGCGCAAGCTCAGACCGCGCCCAGGGCGCAGCTACGCATGGAGACGCAAATCATCAGCTCTGCACCGGGCCTGCTCGTCACACGCCAAGTAGCGGCGCAGGCAGACAGCGCAGCCGCCGAAGACTTGCCCCGCCCTCACCCGTTTTAA
- a CDS encoding DUF3613 domain-containing protein, with protein sequence MHHHLFSSSLPTVLAMLLCGFATAAQAQAKDQDLAEPSQAIASRTVTPVEAHGATPAEATATELQAQATTPAPQQPTPDESHIVIGSATEHLFALQRSLPAQRPRPIDGEQASRSHQRYLKSFETTIPEKYDTGLDVKR encoded by the coding sequence ATGCACCACCACCTCTTTTCTTCCAGCCTTCCCACGGTTCTTGCCATGCTGCTTTGCGGCTTTGCCACAGCAGCCCAGGCACAGGCCAAGGACCAGGATCTGGCCGAGCCCTCGCAAGCCATCGCCAGCCGCACGGTGACGCCCGTAGAAGCCCATGGGGCCACCCCGGCAGAAGCCACTGCCACGGAGCTACAGGCGCAAGCCACCACCCCGGCACCACAGCAGCCCACGCCCGACGAAAGTCATATCGTCATTGGCAGCGCCACGGAGCATTTGTTTGCGCTGCAGCGCAGCCTGCCCGCCCAGCGCCCCCGCCCCATCGATGGCGAGCAGGCCAGCCGCAGCCATCAGCGCTACCTCAAGAGCTTTGAAACCACCATTCCCGAGAAATACGACACGGGCCTGGATGTCAAACGGTAA
- a CDS encoding TadE/TadG family type IV pilus assembly protein: MKPQHHYPAPSGAARRRQRGVYALEWAIIFPVFFMLLYAIISFGLAFLVRESMQFAAEDGARAALQFQPGRQARLNTAKTIAADKLSWLSVQLRPSADSINASICRVGSPEVCSPTLPCSSSATERCMVSLSFTVAYGSAPLVPGLSMLGIHLFNPEQLTASASILVDGGGI, translated from the coding sequence ATGAAACCGCAGCATCACTACCCAGCCCCCTCAGGGGCCGCACGCCGCCGCCAGCGCGGCGTCTATGCGCTGGAATGGGCCATCATCTTTCCGGTGTTTTTCATGCTGCTGTATGCCATCATCAGCTTTGGTCTGGCATTTCTGGTGCGTGAATCCATGCAGTTTGCCGCCGAGGATGGCGCGCGCGCGGCCTTGCAATTCCAGCCCGGTCGCCAAGCCCGCCTGAACACAGCCAAAACCATAGCCGCCGACAAACTCAGTTGGCTGTCTGTGCAGCTGCGCCCCTCGGCAGACTCCATCAACGCCAGTATCTGCCGTGTCGGCTCGCCCGAAGTCTGCTCTCCCACGCTGCCCTGTAGCTCCAGCGCAACCGAGCGCTGCATGGTCAGCCTGAGCTTCACGGTTGCCTATGGCTCAGCCCCCCTCGTACCGGGTCTGAGCATGCTCGGCATCCATCTTTTCAACCCTGAGCAACTAACCGCCAGTGCCAGCATTCTTGTGGATGGTGGAGGTATCTGA
- a CDS encoding TadE/TadG family type IV pilus assembly protein, whose protein sequence is MNDHRFLRNRQTGVAAVEFALVAIVMLLLFMGIFIYWHVLQTQQSVTRAAGDGVRHVHELLFSSRFQNIDLHGEAHKVIEHSLKQSGLALDHLTPQELANLVALTPPENPSTLIVTYPIQLFPGSSSSLLNPLGVPKQLQSQSVIQRAP, encoded by the coding sequence ATGAACGACCACCGCTTCCTGCGCAACAGACAGACGGGCGTTGCCGCCGTGGAGTTTGCCCTTGTCGCCATCGTCATGCTGCTGCTCTTCATGGGAATCTTTATCTACTGGCATGTGCTGCAGACCCAGCAATCCGTGACCCGTGCCGCCGGTGATGGAGTCCGTCATGTGCACGAGCTGCTCTTTTCAAGCCGCTTCCAAAATATCGACCTGCACGGTGAAGCCCACAAGGTGATTGAGCACAGCCTGAAGCAAAGTGGCTTGGCCCTTGATCACCTGACACCTCAAGAGCTGGCAAACCTTGTGGCACTGACACCTCCGGAAAATCCCTCGACCTTGATCGTTACCTACCCCATTCAGTTGTTTCCGGGGAGCAGCAGCTCATTGCTGAATCCTCTGGGGGTCCCCAAACAATTGCAGTCACAAAGCGTGATCCAGCGAGCGCCTTGA